Sequence from the bacterium genome:
CGGCCGCGCGCCGAGGTAGTTCTCGAGCAGCGCGACGGCCGTGGCGTTGTCGCCCTTGCGGAGGGCGATGTAGCCCATCTCGCGGTTCGCCTCGGCGAGGTTCGGGTCGAGTTCGAGGGCCTTGCGGTAGGCCTGCTCGGCGCGGTCGAGCTTGTCGGCGTTGGAGAAGTTCGCGCCGATGTTGAACCACGCCTTGGCGTCCGGCTTCGCGACCTGTTCCATCTTCTGGAGGATCTCGATCGCCTTGTCTTCCTGGCCCTTGTCGGTGTAGATCGTGGCTATCGACGTGTAGGCGCTCGCCTCGGTCGGCGACTTCTCGAGGATCGCCTGATACGCGGCGAGGGCGTCGTCCTTGCGCCCCATCTCGTCGAGCAGGGCGGCGCGGTTGAGCATTACCGGGATCGCGTCCGGGGCGATCTTGATTTCTTCATCGTACCAATTCACCGCCTGCGCCTTGTCGCCTTTGCGGTAACAGACGTCGGCGAGGGCTCCGCGCGGCCCCACGAATTTCGGATCTGCTTCGATCGCGAGCTTCAGGTACTTCTCGGCGGAATCCCAGTTCTTGAGGCCGGCTTCGTTGATCCCCTTGAGATAGAGCGGCCCGAGCGCCTTCGGGATCTTGGCGAGGACCTGATCAACGACGGCGTTGGACTCGGCGAACTTCCCGTCCTGCGTGAGGCGATTCGCGTCGTTGATCATGGTGTTCATCTGTTCGGCTTCGGGACCGGTGAGAACGCCAGCATAGTAATTCTCCGGCACCATCACGAAGTCGTAGGTGCAGCTTGCGCTGGGCGGGAAGGAAACTTCCGGCATTTCCTGCTTGGGACCGAGTTCGCCGGCATTCTTGGAAACGACCTGCCCATTGCCGCTCTTGATTTCGAAGGCGACGGTGAACATGATCAGGCCTTCCTTGTGGGCCGTGATCTGGTACCGCCCCATCTTGAGGAACGGGAGTTTGTAGGCACCGTCCTTGCCGGTCTTGACCTTGCGGGTCCCTCCGCCGTCCTTGGCTCCGGCTGCGACGACTTGAACATCGGCCAACGGCCCGCCATCCTTCATCGTGACCGTTCCGGTAACCGTGACCATCTGCGCGACGGCCGCGGGGGCCGCGAATGCGGCAAGCGCGAGCGCGGCCGCGAGCAATCCTGCGCGTTTGAACACGAGCGCCTCCTTAGCGTTCATCCGAACGACTCCAGAATTCTAGCCTGCTCGACGCGGGCGGCGCGAACGGCCACACCTAGGATTTCGGCTGGAACAGCCGTCTGGTGTACAGTGCCCACATGATTACGAAGCTTACTGCCGTACGCTGGATCAAGCTCGTCGGGCTGGGCATGGTCGCCGCCGTCGGTCCAGGACCATGTATTGCTCAGGAAGATCCCCTGCCGATCGGGTTGACCGAAAACGTTCGCATTGATCTTGTTCAGTTCAACGTTCTGGCGACTGATAAACGCGGCAATCCAGTCTTCGACCTGAAGCCGGAGGATCTCCGTCTGTTTGATGGTGGTACGGAGCAGCGCGTGTCGTTCGTGGAGCCGTACGCGGCTCCCTTGCCCGTGCAGGTGTCGGCAAAACAGACGCCGACAGCG
This genomic interval carries:
- a CDS encoding tetratricopeptide repeat protein produces the protein MNAKEALVFKRAGLLAAALALAAFAAPAAVAQMVTVTGTVTMKDGGPLADVQVVAAGAKDGGGTRKVKTGKDGAYKLPFLKMGRYQITAHKEGLIMFTVAFEIKSGNGQVVSKNAGELGPKQEMPEVSFPPSASCTYDFVMVPENYYAGVLTGPEAEQMNTMINDANRLTQDGKFAESNAVVDQVLAKIPKALGPLYLKGINEAGLKNWDSAEKYLKLAIEADPKFVGPRGALADVCYRKGDKAQAVNWYDEEIKIAPDAIPVMLNRAALLDEMGRKDDALAAYQAILEKSPTEASAYTSIATIYTDKGQEDKAIEILQKMEQVAKPDAKAWFNIGANFSNADKLDRAEQAYRKALELDPNLAEANREMGYIALRKGDNATAVALLENYLGARPNADDAPAMKILIDKAKGATAQPAAPEPKPAKKPAGRK